A window of Tachypleus tridentatus isolate NWPU-2018 chromosome 7, ASM421037v1, whole genome shotgun sequence genomic DNA:
GTTCTGGTAGAATTAATCGGTAGTCATCGGTGCCAGTCTCTAACCGTGTGCTGTTTAGTCAGTATTCATCTGTGAATGTTGGTCGAGTGTTGTGTTAACTTAGTCGtgacttttgtgtgtgtgtgtgcgcgcgggCGTACCTTCACTGATGGTCGGTATGGCTACGGCCATCCGACCACACTCTGTTTGGTTACGGTCCATCCGCTTTGTGGTGCCCGCGGCCTCCCTGCTATCGGTGGTGATTTGACGCTTTGAACACTGCTGTCGGGGGTCGCCATACCGAATGCCTGCAACATTTTGGCAGTGGGCGGTATGTGGCGACACTGGCGTCGGCCACACACGCCCGGACCCTGCTGGACAAAGGAGACTTTCCCTTTGTAGACTGGCAAGTGCTCGTGGAGCTGGCCAGGCAAAACATAAAATGGATTACCCTCCAGTAGACTCCTTTTGAACTGGCCCATGACGTCGTCATGGACGTACTGTCGGCGTATGCGACGGTTCGGAAGAGTGAACATGAGACGCACCAGACGAGCCCGAGTGTGTGTACCGGGAACCGGCGTATCTGTCTGGACATGAGGAAGCCGGTCCCCAACTTTCTTTCCATCAACGGCTTCTGGGTAATGTGTAACTACCCGTGCATGCAGCGGCTATGTCGCCACTCTGGCCTCGAAGGCCACGTGTTTAGTGAATGCCAGACACCGCGGTGCGGGATATGTCAGGAAATCGGACACGAAGACAGTGACTGTAACATAAAGTGTTTCGTTTGTAGTGGTGGCCACGCGTTCTCGTTTTGTCCGAGGCGTGTGGCGACATATGTCGCGGTGGCTGCAGGGTAGCTGCACGATAAGAAGAAGGGAAAAAGGGTGGAAGCTTCTGCTACCCCACCCCCGACTTTACTAGCCGCCGAGGGTGGGATCGCTGAGGAGTAACCTGCTCTGGCAGCTGCCGAGTCTCGGGAGGGAGGGTCTCAGTCCCCTGAGGAGAGCCGGGTCTCTTCCGCCCAAGTTGAGAAGACTTCGGCACCTGTAGGGGTGGGGGCGCTCCTGGAGCCGTTCGGGTGGAGGAGCATCTGCAGAGGCTCAGGCCCATCCTGCTGGCCCCAGTTTCGATTAAGCCCCTGAGGTGGCTCAGGACACCCCAGATGACATTGGGGCGTCCCCCATCTCTGTGGAGGCTCAGGCCTCTGGTAAGGGATTGGGGCCTTGTTGGCACCCACACTTTTACCACCCCAGTAAGTGTTGGGGTGGGATCCTTTGTGGATGGTCCAGTCCCCTCTATTCAGGGGGGCTGGCCGAGGGAGATGGTGCCTCCGAAGTGGCTCAGTCATCCTCTGCTGGCGGGGATATGGCTGGAGGATCTGAGGGACCCCTGCCCAGACTTCGGGTGAATTGGGTATTCTGGCCCCCTGACCCGATGCCAGTTTAGCTCCCATCACCTGGCTCGTTCGACTGTCTGATCGACTTCCCCAGTCTTCCCAGTCTCTCGAGGTGGGAGATGTGAATGAGGGGGAGCGGGAGCCCTGCAGCTCCGTGTCTCTTCCAGACTTCGGTCTGGATGTTCCTGCTGTGCAGCGGCGGTGGTCGGATGCCGGCAGACGCAGCTGCAAAGCGGGAGTGGGGTCAGGTGGCCTCAAGAGCCTGCACACCCTCCCATCTCAGTCTGTCCAGTCAAAGCAGCAGCATCACTGATTTCCCCCCCCTCTGATTGGTGGACGGGGTTCTCCTGCATCACTTTAAACATCCAGGGGATGCGTAGCATTTCTAAGCAATTCTACGCATTTTCCCTCTTCAACCGCAAAGCAGTTAACGCTATTTTTTGCAGGAGACCCATTTTGCTTCTCGAAGGGAccactttttgttttcttcccGCTATTTTGTCTGTGTCTTCTGGTCTTGTCCAGGTGCTCTGTTCAGTTGAGTCTGTCACCGGTTCCTGGTGGGCAGTTTTCAAGGAAGCCTGTGCCTCCTTGTTGAGACAAGCTGGCATATGGCATTCGCGGGCCCGCTGCCTGGCCTTCCGAGGCAAGCAGGACATCTTCGCTGCCTTGCTCCATGGCAGGCTGATGGATCACTGGGTCCTATCGGACATTGAGAACCTATGCAGGGAAATAGATTTGGATTATTCCATGTGGCGAGCGTCTCTAGTATGATGGAATCTCTCGATCCTAGAACCGTTACTCAAGTTCTGCTGTGCAAAGCACGGGAGATGGCCAATACCAGACACATCTCTAGTCTGCTGTTGGAGAAAGGTCAACCGTCATCTGACATTCTGGACGCGTGCCTCGGCTATTACCGCCGTTTATTCTCAGCTTCACCCAAAGACCCTCGGACGACATTACCAGGTTTTTGCCCTCCCTCGAACCTTCCTTTCACGAACAGCTGGTGAAACCCATCAGCTTGGGTGAGTGTTGGTCGGCCATTCGGTCCAAGCTGCTTGGTAAGTGTCCTGGACCAGATGGGCTGCCGGTGGAGTTCTACTACCACGTGTAGCATGTTGTCGGACCCTCTTTTGTCCGACTTTTTAATAGCTGTCTGACTCGTTACTCTTATCTGTAAGGATTCCAGCCAGTCTGAAGATCTTTCCTCGTGGCGTCCAATATCTCTCCTGAACGTGGATGCCAAGATTATTTCTAAAGTCCTGTGTCACTGTTTGGGTGCAGTTATGCCTTACTTGGTTTACTGCACtcagacaagtaacaaacaaaatctgGTACTTCTCAAGGACCTGTTCCATTACATCACGGATTGGGATATTCCTGCTATCTTTGTGTCCTTcgatcagagcaaagcttttgatcGAGTTCACCACGAATTTCTGTGGTTTATTCTGGAGAGGCGTGGCCTTCCTCCTGTTTTTGTCCAGTACGTGCGAGCCTTGTACGCGACCACTTCGAGCAGGCTCTTGATTAATGGATACTTGACGTTGTCCTCTCCCATCTTACAGGGGGTTCGTCAGGGTTGCCCGTTGTCCCCTTTGTTTTATGCATTAGTGATTTAGTGCCTGCTCTCCTATCTGTATCACTTAGTCTCGGTGCGTGGCCTCCAGTTGCCGGAGGGTACGAGCGCGACATACGTCGCGCATGCATATGATGTGAACCTGTTCCTAGCGAACTTAACATCGTTAGGTTCGGCGCTGGCCATTGTCCACCGTTACTCTCAGGCCAGTGCTGCCCAGCTCAATTATCCCAAGTCTCGGGCTCAGGGGTTGGGCAAGTGGGCCTCGTCTGCCGACTCCCCATTTGGTCTAGACTGGACCTCCTCCCTGGTCACTTGCTTAGGGGTTCGTTTTCTCGCGGACCCCTGGGTTGCTTGGGAGAGAGTGGTGCAGGGTGTCGGTTCGACAGTACACGATTACAGCTACTTCCCCGCTAACTTGTTTGACAGAGCAGAGGTGGTGAAAAGAATACTTCCCTTGGTCTGGTACTTTGGGACTGTTCTTCCTCTGGATAATTGCACTGCACGGGCTAATGAGCGCCATGTCTTTGCCTTCCTGTGGAATGGCAATCCTGAGGCTGTGTCTCGGCTTTCCTTGACACTGCCGTCTCGCAAGGGAGATCTAGGTATACCATGTGTCCGGACCCAATGTGTTTCTCTCTTTCTGTCTACCACCTTTCGCTACCTGTCCTTGAAGGATCATCCCTATTGCCACCTCATTCCATCCTTGGTTTGCACGGGTCGCAGGCTCTTTGGTTTTCCGTTGAGCCTGCAAACACCGATGTGTTTTGACCCTTCTTCTTAATACATTGACACTGCTGCGGCGATATGGCGATGTCTTGCCGTGTCAGCCGACGTTCCGACGGATTCCCGTTCCCTCTACCGTCTACTGATCCCTGAATGTACCCACAGGATTGAGCAACACCACCCTGCTCTGCCGTGGGACATTATTTGGGGCCGCGTCGCCCTGCGTCATGTTGATCGCTATCCCCAGGCTTTCTACTGGCGCATCGTGCACATCATCCTTCCGGTGAGGGAGCGTGCATACTTGTAGAACTCTTGTGCAACTGAGTTGTGTTCCCTGTGCCACACTCAGGTGGAGTCTGTCATGCACAGGTTGGTTCTCTGTCCGACGTTGGTAGAGATCTGTGGAAGGGTGACCCGCCGCTCCCAGCTGAGACTGTCTTATACCACGTGCCGGTCCCTGTTCCCAGCCACTTGGCCATTTGATTCCAGTATACGCAAACAGTCTTTAAGTACATCATCTGGCTTGTTTTCGAGCAGGCAGTGGTGTCGTACTTTCAGATACTGGGTTAGGGCAGATAGACAAGAaaggtttgtgttgaatttcgcgcacagctacacgatggctatctgcgttagatgagagagaaagcagctagtcatcaccacccaccgccaactcttgggctagtcttttaccaacgaatagtggtactgatcatcacgttataacgcccccacggctgatagggcgagcatgttcggtgtgacgggattcgagcccgcgactctcggattatgagtcaagtgcattaaccacctgtcTATGCCGGGACAGATAGACAAGAGCAGACGAAAAAGTAAAGTTACAGGTAGACGCCCGCCAAATAAAGTTAATTGCTGTAGTTGGGAAAGGCCTAACGGTTAATATAAGCTTAACGATTAATATGTTAAGAGTGGGAGAAAAAAAGGATaagaagaaaaatttattttgtcaaagagaattataaagtaattgaatagtCTCGGTGATTTTTGACAAAGAGACAAACgattattcaaaatacaaaagGAGTACACTAGTTTAAAAGTTAGAATACAACAGTGATAACTCGAGAATAAAGTAAATGAACTATATTTGGATAATTTGATTATAGTACTAGAGAAAATAGTTCAGCTTGTCAACTAAAATTCTAACATAATTGAATAGGCCAAAGTGGATTTTTGAAAAGAGGAAGAAAACTATACATAGTTTATGAAATGCCTATAATATCTATAGTAGAAAAGTTGTTGTACATAGGTTTAACTAGTTCAGAATATatctattttgaaaacaagtgaagtGCTGCTGTTCATTTATCATTAACAAGTGGCAGGCATCTATTGCAGAAGAATCAATAACAcggtatatatttatacttttaagaagtttaaataaaaaacattttttattctggtaattgaagaaacaaaattaattttaaattccaACAGTCTATACAGTTAATGTGTCAACATGTCTCTTGTGGTAACACCATGTAACTTAAGTGTCTACATGTGAATTGTACTAAGGCTACACAATTAGTGTCTACATGTGCCTTGTGTTAAAACTATATAACTACCATGAACATAGAATGCAAAGATGAACCAATTTCCACAGCGGGTTGAATATTGGTCTTATCTAGCTCACTCAAATCGTCAATTTGATTTCCCGAGTCCATCACTAGCGTGGCCATCAAATGTCCACTGAAACTTTGCATAAGTACAATTACTGTCATCCACCAAAATGCCTGTAACACCCGCCGGTGGGTGAAATGAAAGGTGTACGAGGAACCTTCAAAGAAATATCTCATTAAATACGCTTAAGAAAACTTGAACTAAATTAATTACTTTGCAGCTGAAAcgtttatctgttgtttttttttcacttgtgaCTCTTATATCAAATAAACTACACTTGGATACATAACCTTGTATTATAATCACTCCATTTTCCACTTTTTATATGGGGATAcgtagtaaatataaaaaaaaatgtttactctGGTAAAATAGGTTCCCATAAAATCTCCAGATGTACTTGAAGAAAACAAGAAATCCTCTTTTCGATGGAATGTTGTCGAGAATCAAGTAGTCGGCAAGACAAGCAACGCCTGAAATGGTCAACAAGGACGCGAACATTGCCACCCAAACCTAAATAAAGGAAGTGAAGagctgaaaacatttttttttttgtatataataagCAAACACATGTACTATTTAGAACTGCTCTAATTGATCAGTGATCTTTATGGAAACACTGAATAACTAaactttagtgtgtttttttttataagcccccagtggcacagcagtatgtctgcagaataCGATATAAACCGGGGTTTGATACCTGTGAGGGGCAGAGCGTAGAtggcctactgtgtagcttcatgcttaacTACACACAAACTAAAAGCGAAAGTAACTAGTGTAACCAACTGTTAAGATATCGTAATCTATTGAATTAAGATATTATAAGGAACTGatgtatttaattaatgtatTCAACTGTTGAGGATTGGTATTGTAATCAACTGATGAGATTAAATAGTGTAATTAGCCATCATTTGTAATAGGTGTATACAAACACTCAGTTAAATTAAAGTTggaaattaatattgaaaaatattaattattttcactgtatatgTTTTTCTAACCGTAGCAAAAAACCTAGTTAGGCTTAAACACAAAGATAAGGATTTTTCTCACTGATGAGATTAAATAGTGTAATTAGCCATCATTTGTAATACAAACACTCAGTTAAATTAAAGTTggaaattaatattgaaaaatattaattattttcactgtatatgTTTTTCTAACCGTAGCAAAAAACCCAGTTAGGCTTAAACACGAAGATAaggatttttctttattttttcaatgtcTTATTTCGGCGATATCCCGTTCATTCTAACTAGTTCTAATCTAAATTTTGTAGTTGAACTAAGGAAACATCAGATCTCCACCTTTCATGTATTTCTCCCAATAAGGCTCTAGTGTCGCATGCCAGGCTTGGTAACAAATGAGCTAGGCTACAATTGACTTTAGCTGTGTAACCACTGAAACATGTCACATGCAAGGTATTGCAACAATAAAACCTACATTTAGCCTGTGTAACCATTGAAATAAGTCACATGCCAGATTTGGTAACAAATAGGTAAGGCAACAATTAAGCCTAAGTTTATTCTGTGTAACCACTGAAATAAATCTCATGCAAGGCTTGATAACAAATAGTTTAGTATACATTGAGCCTGTGCAACTGCTGAAATAGGTCACATGCAAGGTTTGGTAGCAAGTAGGCTAGGTAACAATTAAGTCTGAGTTTAATTGTGTATCCACTGAAACAAGTCACTTACaagattttgtaataaatatgtaagGCAACAACTAAGTTACTTTAGCTTGTGAAaccaatgaaacaaatatatggCCAGTCCAGTCTTTTGAATTAACtagaattttttaaaaccaatataaataaaaatttgttcatttttttagaaaatacacCTAAACCCACGAAACAAATGGTGAGGAATTGTGgtgaaatattctaaaattacGATACTACAGGggattcggaaagtcactgtgcacttatatatttattaacagacatgtttcaatatagaatacaggaggtaaatacgaatgacaattataaacaatgttgaaagtgacccccgttggtaCTAATAGAGGCTTGgatccttattttgtttctaaacacagctatcagttgctggcttgaaatagactgaataaaatatgattacaaagctgcacagtgactttccgaacaccctgtatattagaaaaatgaaattatggTAATACTATTTTGAAGTACTTTTTACATCTTTTAGGACCGAACGCATACTATCAGTTTATCAGTTAAacagaaaaattcataaaattgacGAAAACCCTAAATTACAAAACGTATTACCGAGATCCAAATGACCAGCAAAAAGCTCCAGGAAACTGTTCACACGATAGAATTATAAccttatttttaagtttaacttGTGATGATGAATACAgtgataaattttcttttgttttttgtctttctagcaagacaaatatttttatgaaaagttaatCCACATAATCAAATTACCTCCCATCCAAAAGCTTGAAGGTAACTGTAAAAGTTTGGTTGCTTTTGTTTGTAGCTAACCAGGATAGTGTTGTAGTCGATGAAGATCGGTGGTGTAACATCCACTGCCATGTGTCGATCATAATTAACAGCGAAAGGCCCCAAGCCAAGGTCAGCTTCCTACCAAACGTTTTGGTTGTTATTCGTGGATGATTCTCAAAAcgtaataattatgttttaagttgtttttttcagagaCATCACATAGTTAAGTGTGTGTGTAACATACATAAAATCACGAAGAACGTCTTCCAAAGTGGAACGTAATTCTTGTATGACAGATAACAACAGACTACAGACAAGtataaagaaacatttcaacctttcttcttcagtttgCCCCCAAAAAGAAACATggacctttcgaaagcgctcaagTTGTAGggtttcttatttttgtctttagatttatttttgaacCGATGTTTCCCTGTCACTTACATTTCTAACTATTTACGGATTGCGTGCATCTAGTGGATTTATATAGCTGttagaaagataatttttataattttctttgtcttATACAATCGTGCTATACTTagtaaatagtgttaataaaaacACGTTTAAGATATTCTCTTATTGGTAACTTAAGACATAAATACAACTCACATAAAACACCCTTTCTCAAAATATCATAccaccaaaaataaaatatattaaaaacactttttctGTTTATCAACAAGCTGCCATTCCCGTCCAGCTGCCATCAAACAGTTTTCTCTGTCAACAAGCTATGTCTGTTAGATTGGTAAACACGTGACTTACATTTTGGACCATCATTCCAATCATTCCTGTCCAGCTGCCATTAGGCAGTATCATCCCCCACTGGTGGTCTTTTGGTACCTTTAATGAGTAACTAGAAAAAGCAAATAGGCGTTTATGGcacatatttaattatgttacataAGTATCAGTAAACAATTCCCTAATTTACAGAATTCAAAGTATGTACAGTGCCAGTGCAGTTTCACTTTAGAAATACCTTCTTATACTGACCCCCAACAAATTCCTTTAATACTGTAGGTTTAGTGCTACTGCATGTTATTGTAACTTAAAGTTTCACTTTATAGTCAGGTAAATTTAAAACGGTATTTCACGCTGTTTTAGTCTACATATGAATTCAGCTGAATAACCACGGGCATACCTAGAATTGAATCGGTGAATTCAAAAGGGGCCCAAGtccataatttttcaaaattgagATACAATATTAGATATTTAATGATCTTTAAGAGACAAGCTATCTGATTGTGTGCATAAAGGTCCTAAGTTCACAATAATGTATTGACTGTTCACAGCATTTAAAATGCACTGAGTGCAAGAGGGCCCAACTCCGGGACTTGAGCCTCTCTTGCATAGATTTAGCTTAATGCCGTAGGTGGCAGCACTAGTCATCCAGGATGGCAGCGCCCATGCAGCATGAGTTTGATTCAGGTTATGAAGAGATTCGGCCGAAAAGAAAGCGTAATGAACAAGAATGGGCCAGAAACAAGCAAAAATGATTACGTGCTAAAGGCAAAGAATGATATGCTTGATTTCAAATCCCACCTTGGTCAGTTTTATAAAAAGTCAGTCAGAAATGATGGAAAGAAATGCACAGTCAGCAAATACAAGGTGATCAGATTCAGTGCAGATTTCAAAAATGACGTAGAGGTTTCCGAAAATATGACTGCCCAGATTCCGCCTTCTAAAGCCCTCGGCCAGGGTTGTTACATATCCAGAGGAGTCACTCTACAGTGGGCAACTTGGTGTACAGGCAGCAAAAGCAAAGGATGATCAAAAAGTGGCAAAATATCTTTCACCAGAGGCTCAGCAGTTCCTCAATAAGTTAACAGTTTGTGATACTAGGGGTGAAGATGAGTCTGACTTTGAAGagtagataccattagaatgatgtacctcaTTGATAACCTGTCCCCATTCAGAATGAAAAACTCATTTTACTGGCAGTTATCATGTATCAGAACAATAGTTTGGATATAAACTGATGTAAGACGTGTtaaaaatatgacagaataagaaataaagatatcTTCAGATGAGAAATATGTGGTATGTTCACATATTCTTGGACTTGGGCCCCCTTTGAATTCACCGATTCAATTATATGCTACTGAATTTCAGCTCTTTACTAGTTAAATCGCCCATCTACCTGATTCTCTAgtactgtaaaattattttaattgctgAATCTCTGATACTTACTCATAAATTTTTGTGACTTACTGAATGTTTGTTACTTAGTCATGAAATAATGTGACTTACTGAATGTCTGGTATTGTGGAATCCTGCGTTTTACTGAAACTCGGCTATTTACTCGTGAAATTACGAGACTTACTGAATGTCTGTT
This region includes:
- the LOC143258277 gene encoding glutamate receptor ionotropic, delta-2-like isoform X2, translated to MSGLHLRVAVEEWEPWVWVKETEDGNVTIRGPMADVLNILAKAANFTYSLKVPKDHQWGMILPNGSWTGMIGMMVQNVWVAMFASLLTISGVACLADYLILDNIPSKRGFLVFFKYIWRFYGNLFYQSSSYTFHFTHRRVLQAFWWMTVIVLMQSFSGHLMATLVMDSGNQIDDLSELDKTNIQPAVEIGSSLHSMFMVVI
- the LOC143258277 gene encoding glutamate receptor ionotropic, delta-2-like isoform X1, coding for MSGLHLRVAVEEWEPWVWVKETEDGNVTIRGPMADVLNILAKAANFTYSLKVPKDHQWGMILPNGSWTGMIGMMVQNEADLGLGPFAVNYDRHMAVDVTPPIFIDYNTILVSYKQKQPNFYSYLQAFGWEVWVAMFASLLTISGVACLADYLILDNIPSKRGFLVFFKYIWRFYGNLFYQSSSYTFHFTHRRVLQAFWWMTVIVLMQSFSGHLMATLVMDSGNQIDDLSELDKTNIQPAVEIGSSLHSMFMVVI